The DNA segment AAAGGGGGGAAAcccttttaataaaatattttggtACTTTTTACCACAGTGGGTTTTCTTAATGATATTACATAGACGACTTTAGTATAACTTCCTACTCTCTCAGATTGAACTTTAGGTTTTGTGTGTACAAAAGAGAGCTGGAGTGAGAGTGCATGCTATGAGCGGTATGCCCCACTGACTCTGATTACACTTAAGGCTATGAGTTGAACCCTGCATTATGCAGTGGTTAGGGATTAGGCTTTCACAGATGCAAATAAGTTGGACTGCTCAAGAAATTTCATTTGTAGTTTGTCCACTCTGAATGGTTTAAATCACAAATAGCCTGGTTCCCTCTTTGCCTTCCCTCCCACTCTCTGCTCTCATCCCATTCTGATGATGCATTGATGCACATGACAGTAATGATGGGGTTCGGAGAGCCATGGCTGTAACCTCTCACCTTGAAAACGCTTAACATACCGCATAGCTATTTCTGGAGTTTTCTGTGatgctttatgtgtgtgtgtgtgtgtacgtgagagagagagagggagactgaGATTGTCTGTCTTAATTCCATCTCTGCTAGCACTTTGCTCCGTGCAAGTCCTTAATCCGGCCGGCCTGTTAAAAGGTGCTGCATCACCTCAGGGGGCTGCAGAGCACATCTCACTTCCATAAGATCCGTCCCTCCAGCCGTCCTTTCTCCCCCCCCCATTTGCACTAGGGCTGCACTACAAGACTCCCTCACAATATTTGATCCTGAGAAGAGGCACAGACTGTTTTATCTGGTGTTAAGGTctcagaggaagaaaaaaaaaacacttcactaACTGCAGCCATGAACGGCACAGAAGGACCCAATTTTTATGTCCCCATGTCTAACAAGACCGGGCTGGTTCGCAGCCCATTTGAGCACCCTCAGTACTACCTGGCTGAGCCCTGGAAGTTCTCTCTTCTGGCTGCGTACATGCTGTTCCTTATCATCACTGCCTTCCCCATCAATTTCCTCACCCTGCATGTCACcgtcaaaaacaaaaagctgagGACCCCTCTGAACTATATGCTGCTCAACCTGGCGGTGGCCGACCTCTTCATGGTCATCGGGGGCTTCACGGTCACTCTCTACACAGCCCTGCACGGATACTTCATCTTAGGGGTCACCGGCTGCAACATTGAGGGATTCTTCGCTACTTTGGGAGgtaagacttttattttttgtgccaGTTTCAAAATGGGTGTGAATACTTAAAATCTAAAactctgtgtgtaaatgtaatATGGTATCAAGTAAGTGTGTGCTCTATTTATTTCTACACCTGCTTTATTTTCCGTCTCAGGAGAGATCGGACTCTGGTCTCTGGTGGTTTTGGCAATCGAGCGCTACATTGTGGTCTGTAAGCCAATGACCAACTTCCGCTTTGGGGAGAAACATGCCTTCGCTGGGCTGGCATTCACATGGATCATGGCCATGACTTGTGCTACCCCCCCTCTGCTTGGATGGTCCCGGTACTGTATGTTTCAGTGTCTAGACTGTGCTTGCCAGGCTTTAAAGCCACATGAATACTGTACTTGTCATTTGCACACTAAAGCACGTCAGAGATTACCTCTGCTGACTTGCAGCACCCTTACTCAAAGACACATCTAGGATCAAATGCTGTGTGTGATGGTGTTGATGGAAATTCTTTGattattattgtgtgtgtgcggaTGCAGGTACATCCCAGAGGGAATGCAGTGTTCCTGTGGGATTGACTACTACACTCCCAAGCCTGAGATCAACAACACCTCATTCGTCATCTATATGTTCGTCCTCCATTTCTGTATCCCCCTCTTCATCATTTTCTACTGCTACAGTTGCCTACTCTGCACTGTGCGAGCGGTAAGAACACCACTGCCAGACAAAATATTAATGACAAGGATGTGATACCTTGTTTATCCTTGTAGAGaaattcctctttttttttttctttttacctttcTCCCCCTCCACCGGGAGGTTAGCAGCATCACAGAGCGGAGCCTCTGGAGATGTGAGGGATTTAGtggctcaaggacacttcaggaGGGCAGATCATTGCCAACATGGCAGCTTATACCCAGGTCCTCCAGCTGAAGGGCAGTCTGCCTGCTCACAGTGTCGTCCTGATGCCCTCATTAATATTAGTATTTCCACATTCATAATGTATTCGCAGTCATGAATAGTTAAAAAAgaattctgactttttttttttattaaagcggctttaatttatatttttatatcaacAAATAAATGGCAAAGTGAAAAGACTGTGAAAAGGgtcagagaattatcacctgaatcTGTAGCTGCTCTTGGTTTTACAGAGTTTATAACAGCTCATGTTTGGTTGTTTGACTAAACTTAAAGGTCCCATATCATGCTCATAtacaggttcatacttgtattttgggtttctccTAGAACATGCtttcatgctttaatgttcaaaaaacaccttATTTTTCTCACACTGTCCACCTGAATATACCTAAAATCACCTTCTGTCTAGAACGCTCcgtttttctgtctttatagGCTGTTTCACTTTGCTAGGCAGCAGCTTGGGttcatgtttacttcctgtcagctgatgtcattcacatacAATGCAAAACACTCCAACAAGAAATATAAAAGAACCCATctaatttttttatgtttcaaaCTGTCTATATAGTAtacttgtgacatcacaaattcatTAATCCTGACTG comes from the Epinephelus lanceolatus isolate andai-2023 chromosome 8, ASM4190304v1, whole genome shotgun sequence genome and includes:
- the exorh gene encoding extra-ocular rhodopsin, whose protein sequence is MNGTEGPNFYVPMSNKTGLVRSPFEHPQYYLAEPWKFSLLAAYMLFLIITAFPINFLTLHVTVKNKKLRTPLNYMLLNLAVADLFMVIGGFTVTLYTALHGYFILGVTGCNIEGFFATLGGEIGLWSLVVLAIERYIVVCKPMTNFRFGEKHAFAGLAFTWIMAMTCATPPLLGWSRYIPEGMQCSCGIDYYTPKPEINNTSFVIYMFVLHFCIPLFIIFYCYSCLLCTVRAAAAQQQESETTQRAEKEVTRMVIVMVISFLVCWVPYATVAWYIFANQGTEFGPVFMTAPAFFAKSSALYNPVIYILLNRQFRNCMITAVCCGRNPFGDDDAAAAATSKTQTSSVSSSQVAPA